The proteins below come from a single Mangifera indica cultivar Alphonso unplaced genomic scaffold, CATAS_Mindica_2.1 Un_0062, whole genome shotgun sequence genomic window:
- the LOC123207149 gene encoding cytochrome c-like yields the protein MASFNEAPPGDTRAGEKIFKTKCAQCHTVEKGASHKQGPNLNGLFGRQSGTTPGYSYSAANKNMAVIWEEKTLYDYLLNPKKYIPGTKMVFPGLKKPQERTDLIAYLKESTAA from the exons ATGGCGTCGTTCAATGAGGCTCCTCCCGGTGACACTAGGGCTGGAGAGAAGATCTTCAAGACCAAGTGTGCCCAGTGCCACACCGTCGAGAAAGGCGCCAGTCACAAGCAGG GACCCAATCTTAATGGACTGTTTGGAAGGCAATCTGGTACAACACCCGGATACTCCTACTCTGCTGCTAACAAGAATATGGCTGTGATTTGGGAGGAAAAGACATTGTACGATTACCTGCTCAACCCCAAGAAG TACATTCCTGGAACGAAGATGGTTTTCCCTGGTTTGAAGAAGCCACAGGAGCGTACCGACCTCATTGCATACTTGAAGGAATCCACTGCTGCTTGA